The Erythrolamprus reginae isolate rEryReg1 unplaced genomic scaffold, rEryReg1.hap1 H_1, whole genome shotgun sequence genome includes a region encoding these proteins:
- the LOC139155239 gene encoding sulfotransferase 1C2-like → MENSDTSKRPKLVEFEGIPILKETVENWNLISGFQARPDDLLLCTYPKAGTTWVQEIVDMVQHRGDAQKCARASIYERIPYIELFPPKPVSSGLEMALAMPSPRTLKSHFPVQLLPTSFWEQNCKMIYVARNAKDCAVSFFHFHRMNKILPDPGTWEDFLENFIAGKVCYGSWFDHVHGWWEAKDHHSILYLFYEDIKENPAQEIQKVAQFLNIELSASVLGQIVQHTRFESMKENPMANYSSMPSSVLDQSVSPFMRKGTVGDWKEHFTTAQSQQLDEACAQKLGNSGLEFRTEI, encoded by the exons ATGGAAAACTCGGATACTAGCAAACGCCCCAAACTGGTGGAATTTGAGGGTATCCCAATACTCAAAGAAACGGTAGAGAATTGGAACCTCATAAGTGGCTTTCAAGCTCGGCCTGATGACCTTCTTCTCTGCACTTATCCCAAAGCAG GGACCACATGGGTACAGGAAATTGTGGACATGGTCCAACATAGAGGAGATGCACAGAAATGTGCCCGGGCATCCATTTACGAGCGGATCCCCTACATAGAACTTTTCCCTCCAAAGCCCGTCTCTTCAG GCTTAGAAATGGCATTGGCAATGCCTTCCCCGCGAACCCTCAAATCTCATTTTCCAGTTCAACTCTTGCCAACTTCCTTCTGGGAACAAAATTGCAAG ATGATTTATGTAGCCAGAAATGCCAAGGATTGTGCTGTCTCCTTCTTCCATTTCCATCGCATGAATAAAATACTTCCGGATCCAGGAACGTGGGAAGATTTTCTGGAAAATTTCATTGCTGGAAAAG TTTGTTATGGCTCATGGTTTGACCATGTTCATGGTTGGTGGGAGGCTAAAGACCATCATTCAATTTTGTACCTCTTTTACGAAGACATAAAAGAG AACCCAGCTCAGGAAATCCAGAAAGTAGCTCAGTTCCTAAATATAGAGCTTTCAGCGTCGGTCCTGGGTCAGATTGTGCAGCACACGAGATTTGAGAGCATGAAAGAGAACCCAATGGCTAATTACAGCAGCATGCCTTCATCTGTCCTTGACCAAAGTGTGTCACCCTTTatgagaaaag GCACCGTAGGGGACTGGAAGGAACACTTCACAACAGCTCAAAGCCAACAGCTGGATGAAGCCTGCGCCCAAAAATTAGGCAACAGTGGCTTGGAGTTCCGTACAGAGATATAA